The window GCTATAATCTTCTGCCTGCTCAGATTTTCACCAAAAGCATATCTGCACAGCACTGCAACAAAAACCGGATACATAAAATGAAGGGTTGTTGTAGCACCTACCCCTATATATGGATATGAACTGTAAAGCAGCGCCGTCGTAGCAGTAATTCCAAATACAGAAACCATTATTATGTATTTCAAATCTTGTTTTTCAATTTTAAGGTCAAGCTTATTGTATTTTAAAAGTACATACAAAAAGGGAATAGCGAAAAGGTTCCTATAAAATGTCATAGAAAGCGAATTATTGCCCATCTCATAAGTAAGGCTTGCCAGTATCGGCGTAAACCCATATAAAAATGCAGATAAAATTGCGCATAGCGCCCCTTTGATTTTCATTGCAGTAGACTCCTATCCATCTAAAATTTCAACCATGCTTTATTCTTTGTATAAGATTATACATAATATTTTAGGGTTCAGCTAAATGTTCATTTGACTGCTCTAGTATTTCCTGTACAATTTTTGGCGAGATTTTTTTAGGTTGCAGACTAGGTCTTCCCAGGTAGTATCCTTGCAGATAATCTGCTCCAAGTTGGATTAGTGTGTCCATTTCCTCTTTTGTCTCTATGCCTTCGGCAATTAATTTAACCTTCCGGCTTTTAGTATACTGCAAAATAGCCCTTACAAAGTTCTGTCGATTTATATCTTTGTCAATACCTCTAGTTACCGCCATGTTCAGTTTTACAAAGTCGGGGTAGAACGTCAAAAAAGCAATGCCAATGTTGTATCCTGAGCCGAAATCGTCTAAAGCCAAGGAGCATCCCCATCTTTTTGCAAGACTTTGCTTCTTTATAAATACTCTTTCATCAGTCAGTTCATTTTCAGTTATCTCAATTACGATGCGGGACAAATCCCTCTTAAACTTATTTTCCAGTTCTGCTAAATCTTTATCCGATAAAATATAGTTTGGAATTGAGTTAATAAATATCTTTGCATTTTCAAAATCTTTTTCATATTTTTTAAATGTCTCTAAAGTCTTAAACCAAGTGATGCGCTCCATATCATAAAGTCTTGATTGTGAGCCGGCAAGTGTTACAATGGCTCGAGAGGATATTAATACTGCAGATTTGGAACGTATTAGTGATTCATATGCAAATGTTTCTCCTGTTTTGGCAATTACAATCGGTTGAAATACAAAGTCAAAAAGTTTTTCTTCAATAAGGTTGTTTATCTCCTTTTTGCCATTGAAAAATAGTATCTTTTTATTGTAAACAGGTTTCTCAAACTCACCAATGCTTCCTTTTTCTCCGTTTTTTGATTCATACATGGCAAAATCTGCATATTTCAGTAATTCATAATAACTCGTTGAATCATCCGGGTACCATGCAATTCCCGCAGAAGCAGTAATATTCAGGTCTTTTCCGTCTGGAAGTTTTAAGATAGTATTACAGAGTTTGTTCTGCACCCTCTTGATTATTTCTTTTATTTGTTGCTTATCTTCATATCCATAAATAAAGGCATAAAATTCATCGCCCGACATTCTACCAACAATTCCGTTATAAATAGACAGTTCATTTAGAACCGAAGCGGCTGTTTTGATATACTGATCTCCAAAATCATGGCCATAAGTATCATTTACGAATTTCAAGTTGTCTAAATCCCACATAACAAGAGCGGCTGTCTTAACATCTTTTTCTTTAAGAAGTTTTATTACCTTTGCCTGAAATGCACGGCGATTAAGAAGATGTGTGAGTAAATCTCGATCTCGTTCATATTCTATCTTCTTTTTTTCCATTATTTCCCGCGTCGCATCTTCTATAATTCCAAGTATCTTGCCATCGCTTTTTTGAACCTTTATGCGAAGCCATCTATTACCACAGCTGCCATTTTCGCAGCAATATACATCCTCTGAATCCGGTTCCGGACATCTTCTTATTTCATCGAGTAGTTTATAGAAATATTCGGCGCTTATATATCCGCTTTCGTTTTTTTCTCTTTTTGCCCCTGTAAGCTCAAAAAAAGCATCCGTACATAATACCTTATCATTTTTTAGATCATGCTCAAATGCGCATATAGGCACTTCCATCATGCCGACGATCTTTGAAAGCTCGGCCGCCGATTCAGCAACCTTTGTGCTAAGCGACTCTACTGACCGTGCCAACTCGTCTATTTCGGCTATATTTGTTTTTGTTAAAGTTATAGGCATTTCGGGATCACTGCTCTTAACTTCTTTTACTAAATCTGTTATAGGCTTTATGAACCATATACCTATTAAAATAGAGACAATGAATCCTAAAACAAGGGAAAAAATAAGGGATATTGCTACATAAAACCTTATTCGTTCTGCGGGTTGAAAAAGATTTTTTTCTTCAACTATTCCCAGCAGCGCCCATTTATCCTCTTTAAATGGTGTATTATTGTCATATAAATCTAAATAATGTATACATCCATAAATTGTGTCTTTATTACTAATGCCCGTATTTATGGTAGCTATGTTTTTATATTCTTCTTTTCTTGTTAAGCTTATATCGGTCCCGCTTTTGAAAATCTTATTAAAAGACGATCCGCTAAAGGTTACATTTTCAAATGTCTTACCATTATCTCGAGTAATGGCCAAAAGATATGTCCCTTGTTTATTTGCCGCCATTTCATCATAGTAAAGCATTTTTCGAATATAGTCAGAGTCAAGTTCGATGCCAATTACTCCATATACGCTTCCGTTTTTATTGATAAGCGGGATTGAATAAGAAATTACTTTCGTCCCATAATTATTGAGCGTAAAATGTGTCCAATATCCCAGTTCTGAAAAGTCCGCATAAGGATACATTAGAGCAGTCTCAAAAGGCTTGTAGTAAAAGAATGAGCTTTCATCTTTTTTATCGAAGATAAACTGCGGCTTCCATCCCATTCCTAAGGCAATCTTTGATTTTCTAGCTGCTGCCGACGGTCCTATTTCCATACTCAAGTCTGAGTTATCGCTGGGATTAAATAAGGGGTCTGAGTCTCTTATATAAATCCCCGGATAATTTTCTTTGTTTTCACCATCGAGCACTATGAAAGCACCGGTTACCGCACTTTGTCTAACCGTAAAGACGATTTCATCTACAACTCTTTCCAAGAATTCGGACATAAGTACTGAATCTTGTTTAAAAGCCGCATAATCTGTGCCTTTTTCTTTTAGAAATGAATTTATTTCATCTTGAATGTCTTGTTCGAATTTTGCAATGTTTGAACGCCTTTGAATCATTTCGTTTTGAACATGATTTTTTCTGTTTAAAACTTTTTCATCAAGCAGGTTAATAGAATTCCTATTAAGTTCGTCAATTGTGCCACCATACCGTATATTTGCAGAAAGTATCAAGGTATGTATCAATAAAACCACGAGCATGGACAAAAGTAATCTCACTATTATGGAATTACGTTTAAGCCCCATTTTTCTCATATGCGAAGATCACCCTTACTTTTTTATCGCATCTTCTAATTCTATTTTTAAGCCCCTTAGCCACTCATTAAAGTTTTTATCTGTTGCAAATTGCTTTACTGCTGTTTCTCTACTTCTACCCTCCTCTATTAGCTGAACAACTTTTTCTCTATCTATTTTCGACTTGTCCAGCAAAGATTTTTCTAGCACCTTCCTTGCGTCTGTTCCGTTCTCAAAAGGTTTAGTAGTATATAGTTCATAGGTCTGTATTTGACTAATTATTGTAGGAAGAGCTGCTTTTAACTTATTCGAAGCCTTATTGTCTTTGTCAGCACTTAAAAATTCTTCCATTGTTTTTCTTTCAATAGATTCCTTTTTTACAGGTATATAGCCGGATTGTATGCTAAATCTGATATTATTATCTTTTTTTGTAAACCATTTTAAAAACTCCACCGAAGCAGATTCTTTAATCTCATTTGATTTTGTAACAACTATTCCTGCTCCTTGCTGAACTGCACAAGGATATGTATCCTTAAAATTAGGGAGTGGTAGAGTCAAAGATTCGATAGGGTATTCGGTGCTGTCATTGATAACCACTGTATCAGGAAAATATGTTATTCCCGAAGTAGAGCATACAAGTGCAATTATTTCTCCGGTTTTAGCATCATCAGATCGAAACTTGCCTACGGCCTTATAATATCCGTTGATGTAAGGAATATAAAAATTATCCCACAATTTTCTCATAACTGCATCATTAATGGTCAAATAGGCCTGGCCATTTTTTACATTAAATATCTCGCTCCCTAATTGTTTGGAACCCACAAGCATATAATTTGCCATTGCATCTCGACCAAAAAACGCTTTACCATCATTAGGAGTTAAGGTTAATGAATCAGTCCACTCATAGTATCTTTTTGCTGTTTCTGCCACTCCTTCCCAAGTTTTAAGGTTATCTAAACTTGCACCAGTGCCCAAGGCAAATTTATCCCAATCAGTTTTATTTAGCATCATAATTTCAGTAGCCTTTGCAGTAGGAAAAATTTTAATTTCATTTTTGCCGTTAAAATTTCCTTCAGAAATAAAAGAATCTATATACTCTTTTATTTCTTGCTCTGTTAAATAATCTCCTATATCAGTTGCGAAACCTAGCTTATCAATTTGATAGGCATTGTCTGCATACGCTGTAAACATATCCGGCATAGGTTCTGCTCCGATTTTTCCGTTGATGGATTCAATTACCTTTCTTTCCAAATCATCAATATTGCCTTGGCTAAATGCTTCTACGGCTATTCCCTTTTTAAGTCCTTCAGTTTCATTAAATTCAGTTACCAGCTCATCAAATGCTAATTTTTGAACTCCGTTGTAATAGTGCCATACAGTAAGCAGCACAGGACGGCCAGGGCTTGTCCTGCTATTTTTATCCGGAGAACATCCCAATAAAAAAATTGATAATGAAAAACAAACAAAAATAACTAAAAACCTTTTCATGCTCCGATGCAGCCCTCCCTAAATCTTAACTTTTGATTATACTCAGAATTTATTATCAATAATTGTATCAAAAGATTTCAAAGATGTATATACAAAAATAGGGCGGCATCTTCCAACCCGCCTATAATTTTGGCGAAGTTAAGTGTCTTGAGGAGATGGCGATATATACTTACTTAGAATTTCCATGACTTCTTCGTCTGATACCTGAGCAAAGTTTTCGTAAAATTGGCCTACTGCATAAAAAGGTTCTTCTGATATGATACATACAACTTCATCTGCAAGCTTTTTGAGCTGTAAAAGAGTATCGGGAGCTATGACAGGAACGGTTAGTAATATCTTTTTGGGGTTTAATCCCTTAAGAAAATTTATAGCTGCAATTACCGTATAGCCTGTGGCTATACCATCATCTACCAGCAAGACCTTTTTGTCTGTTAAATCATCGTATGTGTCTTTGCCTCTGTACTTTTTTAACCTTTCCCTTATCTCTTGAAGCTTAATACGTGATTCCTGCTCTATATAATCTTTACCCACGCGCAGCATATTTATTGCATATTGGTTTAGAGCCACTTCACCTAAAGGGTCTACCGCCCCAATAGCTAGTTCCTCATTAAATGGAGCACCCAATTTTCTTGTAACTACTACATCCATGGGAAGATTCAATTTGCTGCATATTTCATCAGCCACTACAACGCCGCCTCTAGGAATTGCAAATACAATCACATCAGGGTCATTCTTATATGCTTTTAGTTTTTCCGCCAACTGCCTTCCTGCATCGGTGCGATCTTTAAACATGCTATAGCCTCCATCTTAAAGAGATTAGTCTTAATCTACTTTAAAAAAATCCAAGATCTATTGCAAGTTCAGATCTTGGATGTCCATAAGTTCAATTAAGGATATTTTACACAAGTTCGCTTATTATTTTTGCCGATATCGAGCGCGCCAAGACTACCGGTATTTTTGTTTTGTCATGCACCATCTCTTTCATCTTCATTGTATAACCAATACAATCCATTACTATTATATCAACTTTTGATCGGGCAAACTTGTCTGCCGCCACTTTAATTTCATCAATATCACCATATGGAGAGCAGGCTTCTACCACTACTTTTTCTGCCGCTTTTTGCCACCTCTCGTAAGCTGACGGCACCTGATCTTGGCTTGGTATGGCAACTCCCAATGTCCTATCTTGCGCTATAGCTTTTATAGTATAATACAACAGTTTTTGTGGTCTAATTAATAACGCTTCTGTGTCCAAATCGGGAAATTCACCGGTACACGCTAAAAATATTACATTGATATTGCTTTTTTCCAACTCTTTTATTCGTTCTTTTAGCAGTGGAAATACTTTTTCTCCTGCAATTTTTACCTCGGTGCCATCTGCCATTCGAGTTACTAAAACTTCCTCTGTCTGCTTCGGATATAGTTCTTTAACTTCTTCCCTCGACAAGCCATCCAGCGCGCCTTTTTCTTCTATGTGCACATCTTCTCCTAAAATCATTTTAAGCTCAGGGGTAAGATCGGTTCTCGGCGCTTGCCCTATCGTCACAAGACCTATTTTTTTCACGCTATCATCCCCGCCTTTTATTCTAATATCAGTTTGCCATTATCCATAATTAATTTTCCGTCTACATGCACGGTAGGATTTAAGACAACCGCGTCCAGGTGAACTCCTGCGCTTACTGTGCCGCCGAATGTATTATTACTGCCAAAGGCCACATGAATAGTTCCCAGTATTTTTTCATCTTCTAAAATATTTCCGGTAAGACGCGCATTAGGATTTGTACCTATACCAAATTCAGCAAGATTTCTTGCTTCTTTAGAGTCTCCTAAAATCTTAAGCCATTTTTCGGCCTCTTTTCCTTCAGCGCTTATTAAAAGCCCATTTTTTACGGTAAGCAGGATCGGTTCATCCAGTTTTCCTATTCCGACTATACTGCCATCTACTAAAATTTGACCGGAAGACTTACCTTCAACAGGAGCAATATAGGCTTCGCCGGACGGAAGATTGCCTGATTCACCTTTTTTAGTATATCTTCCCGGACTTTCTATACCTTTTCTCCCTGTTATATCGATTTCTAGCTTATAGCCTTGTTTTTCTACTATCGCACTACTGCCCCGGGTTAGAATATCTGCAACTTTTTTAGTAAGTTTCTCCACTTCTACATAATCTGCGGTTATAGCGCCTTCTCTGAACATTTCTTCTGTTATTCCCGGCATGGTTGCAATTCTTGCGCCACTTTCCGCCGCAGCTTTTTTAGCATTTGTGTGTGTCACTGAATGCTCTGTTATACACACAACCACATCTGCGTTTTTCATGGCTTCTGCCGCAGCTTTTGGGGGTTCTTGTCCGGATTTTTCCATTGTAGGTATTTTTACAAGTATCGGAGTTGCTCCCAGAACTTTTCCTGCTTTGTACATATTTTGCGCTAATTCTTCTTTTATATCATCCGTAAGCACTAAAAGTTGTTCGCCTGGCTTTAATGCAAGACAATCCCTTAGCAGGTTTTTTGATATTTCTACAAGATCAGCCATCTCAATTCCTTCTTCCTAATGTCTTGAGGTGCTCCATTGAACCATATAATTTGATTATACGTTCCCATTCCTGTTCATCATAAAATTTACACTGATTTCTTCCAAAGCTTTTGGCAACTTCTAAAGCAAATCTTGAGGTAACCTCTATATCTATTTCATGGGATGCTCCCGTAGCACAACCCGGCACTGCTGTTTCTGTTGTAATGGCAACACCAACTACAGGACTTGAAGTGGCAGTACAAGGCTGCATTAAGCTATTTATATGATATAAGTCATTTCCATATGGCGTTATATCTTGCGTAGTTATTGCAAGAACTTGTGCAGGCTTTCCTGTAGCAATCTCCATTATGCTTACTAAATCGTCGCTTATTCTTAGTATATAACCGTCCTTTACAGTAGGCGTTATGGCAAAGCCTCTGTGATTGAAAACTCTATTTCCTTTTGTAGTATCTATTGTCAGGATTGCATCCATTGAAGGATCAACTTCCATTTTATTCATTGTCTGCATATCTACCGGAGAACCCATAAAAGGAACAGGGTCATGAGGTTCCGTAGGGGCATTTGGACAAATATGTGTTGAAATTATAACATCGCCATCAAGTATATCGCCTTTTTGCTTCATATCGCCAAGCTTTAATGCACAGGAAAGAGCTGCGCATGCTCCGTCACCATCAGATACATAGCCGATTCTTTCGGGTCTTGCTCCAATTCCGCCTAATCTGCCTATAATGCCAAGGGTGGGGCAATCCCCTCCTTTTATTTTTCCATTTTTACCCGGGATTACGATTTTTATAAAATCTGTTTTTCCGGTTTTTCCTTTTATTTCTTTAATTGAAATATCTTCCAATCCTCTTTTTGTAAGAAAGTCCTTTACTTTTTCTCCATTTACTGCGGAATCATCCAAGAGTTCTATCATTTCTATTACTTGTTTTAACATTGCTTATCACCTCAATAATTTTATTTTATAAAGTCAGATATTCTAATATTAAGCCTGCGGCTTTTACAGCATCAACCACTTTTATACCAACTTGTTCCTCTATGTCTTTTCTAATATCTATAGTCGTCATTCCTGTGCATCCTAATGCAATAACATCACATCCAGAATCTTTTAAGTCTTTTGCGGCAATTAATGCATTCTTTTTTCCTTGAGCTGTATTCAAATCTAATGTTGTGTCCACTTCTTTGGGTTTCACTGATTTAACAAGCCTTTTGCCTAAAATTTCTACCATTGCCGCAGGTGCTGTTTCAGTAATTCCCAATACACCTATCTTATTGCCCAAGCTTAAAGCTACTGATGCGCAAGAAGAACCTGCTCCAATTACCGGTATCCTCAAGATTTTTCTTGCTTCTATAACCCCGGGATCTGCTGCACAGCTTATGAATACTGCATCCTTACCCTTTTCTTCAAATTCTTTAGCAAGGCTTAGTATTTTAGGCAGTGCAAGTTTTTCAGTTTCATCATCGTGTATTCCTTCCGGTTGATCCGGAATACATCTTGATTCGATTTCTAAATTTGGAAAAAGTCCTTGCAATATCTTGCCGTGCTTGTCTAAAAAATCTCTATCTTCGGTTGTGAGAACTCTTATTAACCCTACTTTAAGATTCAATTTATTCACCTGCCTATTTAACAGATTATCTTACCCACAATCTTGCCGCAATCAGCTAAAAGCTTCGGATCTTTCATTCCTGCGCCAAGTTTTAGATTTTTTCTATCTGTTTTAATGAGAGCTATTTTTTTATCTTCTCTGATTTCAGCTGATGTTAAAGGCATTCCGGTCTCTGCATCGATTGTCATAATTAAGTCCGGAAAAGTTGCTATACGCTCTTTACCTTTTTCTAATGTCATATACTCATTCCAAAAAGTTACTTCTATATCTTCGTCCATTTCAAATTTTCCTACGTCAAAACCGCCTTCCATGCTTAATTTAATGCTTTTTATAGTGCCGACTGACACTACATCTGCTTTGAGAAAGTCGCAAATATTCTCGATCACTTTTGAAGGACCGCTTTTTTTGCCTTCAAGCATTCTGTTTCCAAGCTCTATAGCTTGTTTTACTGCACCTAATGCCGCATTCTCTTTTGCATATTTGCAAGTTACAGGATTTCTGACCACGGTAACAAGACCTCCTGCCTGCACCGCTGCCTGTCTTATTAAAGCTGAGGCTTTTTGCACCGTTCCCATTGCAATTACTTCTATATAGGAAGATTTTTCTTTTCTTCCTCCAACTGCTACTTGATAAGACTTATAGTTCGGATCCTTATGTAACCCCATAGCTCCCATGACTCCCGTGGGATGCGCCCTTCCATTACACGGTGCATCGACAGTTGGCACTTGCAGCATTGCAGCTTGAAGCCACCCATTTACCGTTGCAAGACCACCCATTTCATTAGTAATAACTCCGTCCGGTTCTATACCGCTTACTTTTTTCATAAGTTCTACGGCTTGCAAATAATGAATCGGTTCTGCATAAGCATCTTTAGCAGAAGGTGCGCCTACCGCAGATACGTTTATTAAGATATTATCATCGTTCATATCTTCTATGTCTACAAGCTCTACCGAAGATAAACTCAATGCGATATTTGCAATTTGCCTGCCTTCTTCCATCGAGCCACCACCGCCGCCTCCCAGGACACATCCGCCTAAGACAGCAGCGTCTACCAAGTCTTTGGTAAGTTTTAGCCTTGACATAATAAAAACCTCCAACATTAAACTCTTTTTTGTTAAATAACTTCAATTCTAAAAGAACGTTTTCGCTAATGCCGAGAAGAAACCATACAGACCATCGCCTGCAATTAATCCTGCTTCTCTGATTTCCATAGGTTCAGTACCTATGATAAGTCTTACAGCTACAGCAATTAGGACTCCCCTTATAGAGTTCTATATTCACTTAAATAATTCCTTCTGGCCCCACAAAAATTCTAACTTATTTAGACTATAAGCATAAACTATCCACCTGCTCTGTTGTTTTTCTTAACTTTTTGTAAGGTTT is drawn from Tepidanaerobacter syntrophicus and contains these coding sequences:
- a CDS encoding EAL domain-containing protein translates to MRKMGLKRNSIIVRLLLSMLVVLLIHTLILSANIRYGGTIDELNRNSINLLDEKVLNRKNHVQNEMIQRRSNIAKFEQDIQDEINSFLKEKGTDYAAFKQDSVLMSEFLERVVDEIVFTVRQSAVTGAFIVLDGENKENYPGIYIRDSDPLFNPSDNSDLSMEIGPSAAARKSKIALGMGWKPQFIFDKKDESSFFYYKPFETALMYPYADFSELGYWTHFTLNNYGTKVISYSIPLINKNGSVYGVIGIELDSDYIRKMLYYDEMAANKQGTYLLAITRDNGKTFENVTFSGSSFNKIFKSGTDISLTRKEEYKNIATINTGISNKDTIYGCIHYLDLYDNNTPFKEDKWALLGIVEEKNLFQPAERIRFYVAISLIFSLVLGFIVSILIGIWFIKPITDLVKEVKSSDPEMPITLTKTNIAEIDELARSVESLSTKVAESAAELSKIVGMMEVPICAFEHDLKNDKVLCTDAFFELTGAKREKNESGYISAEYFYKLLDEIRRCPEPDSEDVYCCENGSCGNRWLRIKVQKSDGKILGIIEDATREIMEKKKIEYERDRDLLTHLLNRRAFQAKVIKLLKEKDVKTAALVMWDLDNLKFVNDTYGHDFGDQYIKTAASVLNELSIYNGIVGRMSGDEFYAFIYGYEDKQQIKEIIKRVQNKLCNTILKLPDGKDLNITASAGIAWYPDDSTSYYELLKYADFAMYESKNGEKGSIGEFEKPVYNKKILFFNGKKEINNLIEEKLFDFVFQPIVIAKTGETFAYESLIRSKSAVLISSRAIVTLAGSQSRLYDMERITWFKTLETFKKYEKDFENAKIFINSIPNYILSDKDLAELENKFKRDLSRIVIEITENELTDERVFIKKQSLAKRWGCSLALDDFGSGYNIGIAFLTFYPDFVKLNMAVTRGIDKDINRQNFVRAILQYTKSRKVKLIAEGIETKEEMDTLIQLGADYLQGYYLGRPSLQPKKISPKIVQEILEQSNEHLAEP
- a CDS encoding extracellular solute-binding protein, which produces MKRFLVIFVCFSLSIFLLGCSPDKNSRTSPGRPVLLTVWHYYNGVQKLAFDELVTEFNETEGLKKGIAVEAFSQGNIDDLERKVIESINGKIGAEPMPDMFTAYADNAYQIDKLGFATDIGDYLTEQEIKEYIDSFISEGNFNGKNEIKIFPTAKATEIMMLNKTDWDKFALGTGASLDNLKTWEGVAETAKRYYEWTDSLTLTPNDGKAFFGRDAMANYMLVGSKQLGSEIFNVKNGQAYLTINDAVMRKLWDNFYIPYINGYYKAVGKFRSDDAKTGEIIALVCSTSGITYFPDTVVINDSTEYPIESLTLPLPNFKDTYPCAVQQGAGIVVTKSNEIKESASVEFLKWFTKKDNNIRFSIQSGYIPVKKESIERKTMEEFLSADKDNKASNKLKAALPTIISQIQTYELYTTKPFENGTDARKVLEKSLLDKSKIDREKVVQLIEEGRSRETAVKQFATDKNFNEWLRGLKIELEDAIKK
- a CDS encoding phosphoribosyltransferase, which encodes MFKDRTDAGRQLAEKLKAYKNDPDVIVFAIPRGGVVVADEICSKLNLPMDVVVTRKLGAPFNEELAIGAVDPLGEVALNQYAINMLRVGKDYIEQESRIKLQEIRERLKKYRGKDTYDDLTDKKVLLVDDGIATGYTVIAAINFLKGLNPKKILLTVPVIAPDTLLQLKKLADEVVCIISEEPFYAVGQFYENFAQVSDEEVMEILSKYISPSPQDT
- a CDS encoding AroM family protein, which codes for MKKIGLVTIGQAPRTDLTPELKMILGEDVHIEEKGALDGLSREEVKELYPKQTEEVLVTRMADGTEVKIAGEKVFPLLKERIKELEKSNINVIFLACTGEFPDLDTEALLIRPQKLLYYTIKAIAQDRTLGVAIPSQDQVPSAYERWQKAAEKVVVEACSPYGDIDEIKVAADKFARSKVDIIVMDCIGYTMKMKEMVHDKTKIPVVLARSISAKIISELV
- a CDS encoding aminopeptidase — encoded protein: MADLVEISKNLLRDCLALKPGEQLLVLTDDIKEELAQNMYKAGKVLGATPILVKIPTMEKSGQEPPKAAAEAMKNADVVVCITEHSVTHTNAKKAAAESGARIATMPGITEEMFREGAITADYVEVEKLTKKVADILTRGSSAIVEKQGYKLEIDITGRKGIESPGRYTKKGESGNLPSGEAYIAPVEGKSSGQILVDGSIVGIGKLDEPILLTVKNGLLISAEGKEAEKWLKILGDSKEARNLAEFGIGTNPNARLTGNILEDEKILGTIHVAFGSNNTFGGTVSAGVHLDAVVLNPTVHVDGKLIMDNGKLILE
- a CDS encoding DUF1177 domain-containing protein; the protein is MLKQVIEMIELLDDSAVNGEKVKDFLTKRGLEDISIKEIKGKTGKTDFIKIVIPGKNGKIKGGDCPTLGIIGRLGGIGARPERIGYVSDGDGACAALSCALKLGDMKQKGDILDGDVIISTHICPNAPTEPHDPVPFMGSPVDMQTMNKMEVDPSMDAILTIDTTKGNRVFNHRGFAITPTVKDGYILRISDDLVSIMEIATGKPAQVLAITTQDITPYGNDLYHINSLMQPCTATSSPVVGVAITTETAVPGCATGASHEIDIEVTSRFALEVAKSFGRNQCKFYDEQEWERIIKLYGSMEHLKTLGRRN
- a CDS encoding aspartate/glutamate racemase family protein, whose protein sequence is MNLKVGLIRVLTTEDRDFLDKHGKILQGLFPNLEIESRCIPDQPEGIHDDETEKLALPKILSLAKEFEEKGKDAVFISCAADPGVIEARKILRIPVIGAGSSCASVALSLGNKIGVLGITETAPAAMVEILGKRLVKSVKPKEVDTTLDLNTAQGKKNALIAAKDLKDSGCDVIALGCTGMTTIDIRKDIEEQVGIKVVDAVKAAGLILEYLTL
- a CDS encoding DUF917 domain-containing protein, whose amino-acid sequence is MSRLKLTKDLVDAAVLGGCVLGGGGGGSMEEGRQIANIALSLSSVELVDIEDMNDDNILINVSAVGAPSAKDAYAEPIHYLQAVELMKKVSGIEPDGVITNEMGGLATVNGWLQAAMLQVPTVDAPCNGRAHPTGVMGAMGLHKDPNYKSYQVAVGGRKEKSSYIEVIAMGTVQKASALIRQAAVQAGGLVTVVRNPVTCKYAKENAALGAVKQAIELGNRMLEGKKSGPSKVIENICDFLKADVVSVGTIKSIKLSMEGGFDVGKFEMDEDIEVTFWNEYMTLEKGKERIATFPDLIMTIDAETGMPLTSAEIREDKKIALIKTDRKNLKLGAGMKDPKLLADCGKIVGKIIC